In the Candidatus Acidiferrales bacterium genome, one interval contains:
- a CDS encoding efflux RND transporter periplasmic adaptor subunit: MKPGEWISKLLAWYRKQSRKRRILAAAVPAGLILLLVILGFGRRNNVQYFTAKVERGDILSAVEATGTINAVTMVQVGSQISGTILRLFADFNSRVRRGQVIAQIDPATFRARVEQAQADLETAQANVKGIAASIETSRADVASSKANVDKARAQLSQAKIDRERTTELFEQKIVAAALRDTAQSSYDTAAANLAAVEAQLEQSQARLKSANAQLDQAKAQVSQRRAALLAAQIDLNRTTIQAPIDGTVIGRNVDVGQTVAASLAAPTLFTIAQDLTKMQVYAKTDEADVGKIKVGAIASFKVDSFPRETFRGRVSQVRMNAYTVQNVVTYDTIIDFDNPEQKLFPGMTAYVTIPVASAQDVVKVPNGAVRYKPEMPESKRRELLAKFGIQEGGRPSGSTGGSARAGRAGEGTGTRPFLERRAEAAGRAGQAGASRSDDWQIVWKLTRGKTLEPVRIRTGITDYTFTELLEGALKAGDELVIGQAMQRAQGMAPPPGGGFGGRPGGPPGRR, translated from the coding sequence ATGAAACCGGGCGAATGGATAAGCAAACTTCTGGCGTGGTATCGCAAACAATCTCGCAAGCGGCGCATTTTGGCGGCAGCGGTGCCAGCCGGCTTGATTCTTCTCCTAGTCATCCTCGGCTTTGGCCGCCGCAACAATGTGCAGTACTTCACCGCCAAGGTCGAGCGGGGCGATATCCTTTCGGCGGTTGAGGCCACCGGGACGATCAACGCCGTTACCATGGTTCAGGTCGGTTCGCAGATTTCAGGCACGATCCTTCGGCTCTTCGCCGACTTCAACTCGAGGGTGAGAAGGGGACAGGTGATCGCTCAGATTGATCCGGCCACGTTCCGGGCGCGAGTCGAGCAGGCGCAGGCGGACCTGGAGACCGCCCAGGCAAACGTGAAGGGCATCGCCGCCTCGATTGAGACATCGAGAGCCGACGTGGCCAGCTCGAAAGCCAACGTGGACAAAGCCCGGGCTCAGCTCTCTCAGGCAAAGATTGACCGCGAGCGCACGACGGAGCTGTTTGAACAGAAGATTGTTGCCGCTGCCTTGCGCGATACGGCGCAGAGCAGCTATGACACTGCCGCAGCCAACCTGGCCGCCGTCGAAGCTCAACTGGAACAGTCCCAGGCCCGTTTGAAGTCGGCCAACGCCCAACTCGACCAGGCGAAGGCTCAGGTCAGCCAGCGCCGGGCAGCCCTCCTTGCGGCGCAGATTGACCTCAACCGGACAACCATTCAAGCCCCGATCGACGGCACGGTCATCGGCCGCAACGTGGACGTCGGGCAGACGGTGGCGGCCAGCCTGGCGGCGCCCACGCTCTTCACCATCGCGCAGGACCTCACCAAGATGCAGGTCTATGCCAAGACCGACGAAGCCGATGTGGGGAAGATCAAGGTGGGAGCCATCGCTAGCTTCAAAGTGGATTCTTTTCCCAGGGAAACATTTCGGGGGCGCGTCTCGCAGGTACGCATGAACGCCTATACCGTGCAGAACGTGGTGACCTACGACACGATCATTGATTTTGACAATCCCGAGCAAAAACTCTTTCCGGGGATGACGGCCTACGTGACTATTCCGGTGGCCTCCGCGCAGGATGTGGTCAAGGTGCCGAACGGGGCGGTGCGATACAAACCAGAGATGCCGGAGTCCAAGCGCCGCGAGCTTCTGGCAAAGTTTGGGATTCAGGAAGGCGGCCGGCCTAGCGGGAGCACCGGCGGTTCCGCAAGGGCGGGACGGGCCGGGGAGGGAACCGGCACCCGTCCTTTCCTCGAGCGAAGGGCGGAAGCGGCTGGGCGCGCTGGTCAGGCTGGCGCGTCGCGCAGCGACGATTGGCAGATCGTTTGGAAGCTGACCAGGGGAAAGACGCTTGAGCCCGTCCGCATACGCACCGGCATCACGGACTACACTTTCACAGAACTTCTTGAGGGGGCTCTGAAAGCGGGCGACGAGCTGGTTATCGGCCAAGCAATGCAGCGGGCTCAAGGCATGGCACCGCCGCCGGGCGGGGGTTTTGGCGGCCGCCCGGGAGGCCCGCCGGGCCGACGCTGA